The following proteins come from a genomic window of Larimichthys crocea isolate SSNF chromosome III, L_crocea_2.0, whole genome shotgun sequence:
- the lgi3 gene encoding leucine-rich repeat LGI family member 3, translating to MLLQLGPRWTRLICFLCLLLLLFGLPGESNARRAPKIPRCPATCSCTKDSAFCVDTKAIPKSFPPGIISLTMVNAAFSTIPEGAFSHLHLLQFLLLNSNTFTMIADDAFAGLSHLQYLFIENNDIQALSKYTFRGLKSLTHLSLSNNNLQQLPRDLFKHLDILTDLDLRGNSFRCDCKIKWLVDWMEKTNTSVPAIYCASPFEFQGRRIHDLAPRDFNCISADFAVYETFPFHSVSVESYEFNDDQFVTFAQPDSGFCTLYVWDHVEMVFRRFHNITSRSAVYCKPAVINNSLYMVVAQLFGGSHIYKWEEDPQRFVKIQDIDTTRVRKPNFVDTFQVDEEWYFVVADSSKAGSTSIYRWNSNGFYSHQSLHPWHRDTHVEFLDVGGKPHLILSSASQPPVVYQWNRSQKQFAFFSQITELADVQMVKHFWVRKVLYLCLTRFIGDSKILRWEGQRFVEIQTLPSRGSMAVYPFTVGLRQYLILGSDFSFSRVYLWDDLTQRFQPFQELNMRAPRAFSLVAVDNKDILLAASFKGNTLAYQHLVVDLSAK from the exons ATGCTGCTTCAGCTTGGACCGAGATGGACGAGGCTGATCTGCTTtctgtgcctcctcctcctcctcttcggcTTGCCGGGGGAATCGAACGCCAGGAGAGCCCCGAAGATCCCCCGCTGCCCTGCGACCTGCTCCTGCACCAAAGACAGTGCCTTCTGCGTGGACACCAAAGCCATCCCCAAGAGCTTCCCCCCGGGGATCATCTCTCT GACGATGGTGAACGCAGCCTTCAGTACCATCCCAGAGGGAGCGTTctcacacctccacctgctgcagttcct GTTGTTGAACTCCAACACGTTCACCATGATCGCTGACGACGCCTTTGCTGGTTTGTCTCACCTGCAGTACCT GTTCATCGAGAACAACGACATCCAGGCGCTCTCCAAGTACACCTTCAGAGGACTCAAATCCCTGACTCATCT ATCTCTCTCAAACAacaacctgcagcagctgccgaGAGATCTCTTCAAACATCTCGACATCCTCACAGATCT AGACCTGCGGGGGAACTCTTTCCGCTGTGACTGTAAAATCAAGTGGCTGGTCGACTGGATGGAGAAGACCAACACTTCTGTTCCTGCGATCTACTGCGCGAGCCCGTTTGAATTTCAGGGACGGAGAATCCACGATCTGGCACCGCGAGACTTCAACTGCATCAGCGCAG ATTTTGCTGTCTACGAGACCTTCCCTTTCCACTCGGTGTCGGTGGAGTCGTACGAGTTCAATGACGACCAGTTTGTGACCTTCGCTCAGCCTGATTCAGGGTTCTGCACCTTGTACGTGTGGGATCACGTGGAGAtggtcttcaggaggtttcaTAACATCACCT CTCGCTCTGCTGTGTACTGCAAACCGGCGGTCATAAACAACAGTCTTTACATGGTCGTGGCTCAGCTTTTTGGTGGATCTCATATCTACAA GTGGGAAGAAGACCCGCAGCGCTTCGTAAAGATCCAAGACATCGACACCACTCGCGTGAGGAAGCCCAACTTCGTGGACACCTTCCAGGTGGATGAAGAGTGGTACTTTGTTGTCGCGGACAGCTCCAAAGCCGGCTCCACCAGCATTTACCGCTGGAACAGCAACGGTTTCTACTCCCACCAGTCCCTCCATCCCTGGCATCGGGACACCCACGTGGAGTTCCTCGACGTCGGGGGGAAGCCTCACCTGATTCTCTCCAGCGCCTCTCAGCCACCGGTGGTCTACCAGTGGAACCGAAGCCAGAAGCAGTTCGCCTTCTTCTCCCAGATCACCGAGCTGGCCGACGTGCAGATGGTTAAGCACTTCTGGGTGAGGAAGGTTCTTTACCTTTGCCTCACGCGCTTCATCGGTGACTCCAAGATCCTCCGCTGGGAAGGGCAGCGTTTCGTGGAGATCCAGACTCTTCCTTCTCGGGGCTCCATGGCGGTGTATCCGTTCACCGTCGGCCTTCGTCAGTACCTCATTCTTGGAAGCGACTTCTCCTTCTCCAGAGTGTACCTGTGGGATGACCTCACTCAGCGCTTTCAGCCCTTCCAGGAGCTCAACATGAGAGCCCCGCGGGCGTTCAGCCTGGTAGCTGTCGACAACAAGGACATTCTGCTGGCTGCCAGCTTCAAAGGCAACACCCTGGCCTACCAGCACCTGGTGGTGGATCTCAGTGCCAAGTAG
- the chmp7 gene encoding charged multivesicular body protein 7: MSARMSLPPDWDDDERMNFLFSDFKENRDVNTSDWDGKMDFWSALVLKSCRHRGTVCVSLQELNDTFRRRERAPLGLPTVLQSMARCGKIQRESEFAANVDCGWLSWGVGLLLVKPLKWTFSTLLGSSREVPLEESFVVIELVKEKAAELLRVYRSSEFANSSILSFQELCALSADVCADESTLCMALLQLQRDKQVTVSLHEGEKIVKFCQPGQDRVSPVSDVDIGVYQLQRSEKLLGERVEKLGLEADKCKEEARTLLREGKKSQALRCLRGRKRVEKRADNLFAKLESIRGILDRIAQSQTDKMVMQAYQAGVSALRLSLKDMSVERAENLVDQIQELCDTQDEVNQAISSVSGADEDVDELEEELKSLLDESKPDSISGFPEVPTGGLPPSGEPAVPYRHLDISAEQLEEELSQLTLTDSGCQQKKKTTSPVKSLEPAQ; encoded by the exons ATGTCCGCCCGGATGAGCCTGCCGCCGGACTGGGACGACGACGAGCGGATGAACTTTCTGTTCTCCGACTTTAAGGAGAACCGAGACGTCAACACGTCGGACTGGGACGGGAAGATGGACTTCTGGTCGGCTCTGGTTCTGAAGAGCTGCCGGCACCGAGGCACCGTGTGCGTCAGCCTGCAGGAGCTCAACGACACGTTCAGGCGGAGGGAGCGAGCCCCGCTGGGCCTGCCGACCGTCCTCCAGAGCATGGCCCG gtgtgGGAAGATCCAGAGGGAGTCGGAGTTCGCCGCTAACGTGGACTGTGGCTGGCTGTCCTGGGGGGTCGGCCTGCTCCTGGTGAAGCCCCTGAAGTGGACCTTCTCCACCCTGCTGGGGAGCAGCCGGGAGGTTCCCCTGGAGGAGTCGTTTGTTGTCATTGAGCTGGTGAAG GAGAAAGCGGCGGAGTTACTCCGGGTGTATCGCAGCAGTGAGTTTGCAAACAgctccatcctctccttccaGGAGCTCTGCGCTCTCTCTGCTGACGTCTGTGCTGACGAGAGCACCCTGTGCatggctctgctgcagctgcagagggaCAAGCAAGTGACGGTGTCCCTGCACGAAGGCGAGAAG ATTGTAAAGTTCTGCCAGCCCGGGCAGGACCGCGTTTCTCCGGTCAGTGACGTCGATATCGGCGTCTACCAGCTGCAGCGCAGCGAGAAGCTGCTGGGAGAGCGGGTGGAGAAGCTGGGCCTCGAGGCTGACAA ATGCAAAGAGGAAGCCAGGACGCTGCTGCGGGAAGGAAAGAAGTCCCAG GCGCTGAGATGTTTACGAGGCCGCAAACGTGTGGAGAAGCGAGCGGACAACTTGTTTGCCAAGCTGGAGTCCATCCGAGGAATCCTGGACCGAATCGCTCAGTCGCAGACGGATAAGATG GTCATGCAGGCCTACCAGGCCGGAGTGTCGGCTCTGAGGCTGTCTCTGAAGGACATGAGCGTGGAGCGAGCCGAGAACCTCGTGGATCAGATCCAGGAG CTGTGCGACACCCAGGACGAGGTGAACCAAGCCATATCGAGTGTGAGCGGCGCAG ATGAAGACGTGGacgagctggaggaggagctgaagtcTCTGCTGGACGAGTCGAAGCCGGACTCCATCTCAGGCTTCCCCGAAGTCCCGACGGGCGGCCTGCCACCTTCAGGCGAGCCTGCCGTACCGTACCGGCACCTGGACATCAGCGCcgagcagctggaggaagagCTGAGTCAGTTAACACTCACAGATTCAG GCTgccagcagaagaagaaaaccacGTCGCCCGTTAAGAGTCTGGAGCCGGCGCAGTGA